In Oryzias latipes chromosome 15, ASM223467v1, the sequence atggtattttcctaaATTAATTTCCTAAATTTTCCTAAATTcctaaattttaaatgattttattattgtttagattgattcaatttgatttgattaacaactttgTTCAGAAACATTGATTTGGTTAAATCATAGGAATAAAAATTGATCGATCTATTAAGTAGATTAATCTTTACTACCCAAATCATAGTgaagattgaaaataaaaaatgtcctgaAAGAAGGACTTTatatctaataaaaaatagagagaagaaaaatatataatcaAATTATCACGTagattttattgtttatttttaatgtacatCAATTACGTACATTAAGAGTAATCTTGTTTAGTTCTAAATTCAtagaataatatttataaacaatattttttctatgATTTAAAACTTCAGTCTGCTCCTCCTATGGCACACAACTTCCCCAGTTTTGGGGACCTGCTCACACAGGATCAATGTTGTTGGCTTAAATACCATTTTATCAGCTTGGTTAATGCtgtagtcacatgcacccatgcAAGGTTGACCTGTaggggtgctgcaggttttatgGGGTGTTCGGGaccatggagggtcgtagagaggactggccacatcttaaagggagagcaggtgtgtcttacagttTCCTTGTTGTTGTGCAGCCACCTTGAGAAATGTCATAAggatggaatgtaccattgtcatgcattTGGCAAGTGTATTGTAAACTTTTTGAAGAATAAttgtaagttacacacacttatgacctATGGGTGATAATGTTATACAATTTAGTCGTTAGTGAGGTGCGAGCACTGGCTCCTTAATGACCACACACAAACGCTGCACTCACAGGGTAAACAGCTGATGGATTAGTGACCGTGGGATGTTCACACGAACTACACTGATTGTCCAATTTCCTCTTTTGTAAAAGTCAGGCTGCATGTAAGGATCAGCACTGGATCTATTTGCGTAGTGGATTCACCAACTGGTCTAAAATTAAAGAATTTCCTGAgggccacctgcatgccccaTACAGGTCTGTCCATTTTTCATCGGCAGACAGcacgtatccacctgtaagggtagttgtgactaaggcataaactGCAGCCTGGTTTGCTGAGTATTGAAGAAATGTGTGTTTgctgttttatcttttattacATTGAAGTTTTAACCTCCAGCGTTCAGTGTGTGCTAAAACCATCTTTTCATTAACTTGTAAGAGTTAACTCCTTCTGACATTCCTTGAGATAAATCCGTGGCTGCACAGCCAGACCTCCTTTCCCACGGGTGAGGAGACATCAGTTCTTTGTCTGCAGTATCGGGTAGGGAGGTTGTGCTGAAAACATCAAATATTGTCATGAACAAGATTAAGAACCATCTGCCTGAGCAAAGGAAGTGACCCCAAGGCCAGTCCAAATATGGACCGAAAGAAGTGGGCAGTCCAGCTGTCGACGGCTCTATGCTCACGGGGGAGGGATCCAGCGCACCACGATAAAAACTTTCTGTTCAGAAAGCGCCTTTGTTTTCTCTCTTCGTTTTTCTCTGTCTACAAGTCAGACATGCGTAATTCGTGTGCATTGCAGACTTTGAAGTTTGAGGACCCGGATATATCAGTTTAACTTTGTTTTAGAAACTCtgtcagggaaataaaatgtattaatcttTACTCTTCTGAATCCTTGTCATCCATCCTCGATGCATGAACACATTTAGGAAAAAGCTGCCAGACGAATAGGTATTTTCCTACAGTATTTAGCTGGATCTGCTTCTCTGGAAAGGGGCTGTTCAGCACGTCAATGCTGGATTTCCACCGTGGAATCTGCTGCATCGCTGTGTGATTTTGGGCTGCAACtgcaacaaataaaatgtgGCAAATATTGAGTGTGGTAATAACTGAAAACAGTCTAATTTGGCTGTCCAAAAGGCTCATACGTTGTCCTGGTCAGCTTTCCTCTCCATATTTAGGCTCCCAGTTCATTCACTGGTTACCCTGGCAATGGCATCTAGCATGTTTGGAATCGAGGGTCTGACATAGTGGCCGTTTATGGAGGTAATAATGTGTCTAAATGGGcgagcttgtagatttgatgtgagaagtTGTAAAATAGAGTGTGAAAACTTGTGCgcaaaaaatctgcatctgtgtgtaaaaatcttctgctgtaaagtttgacaaacaaaatcagaactgacaaattcccatttgtgttcatttagttacaacttcaaatctgtgattacaaccgttcaaatgtgtttctgcatgtGAGtgaatctgctggcgcaaatcacaagGGCGCGACAACTGTGCTCTGACTTGTGACACATTTCTTGcgagaaacttgtgtcaaaTCTGATCTCTGTCCGATAATGGAActagggggggagggagggggcagtcaaccaatcagagtgcagcacTCGGAgaacttggtaaagttagaCAAAGCTTCACAGATTTGGatttcctgcttcaataactcttctgataaactttcaaatgtgacagcaagtatctcaatcattttgtattaacacagagagtgaactacaattgcatttctaattaaaaaagattgtttttttcagcactTTAATgagcagtggcggtttttgatatgggcgaggTGGGCGGTGGCCCAGGGCGGCACATATTAGGGGCCGGCATTAACCTTCCCCGCAGCATTACACAAAAGGAAATGGCTAAATCAAAGaagagactttcagcttttattctgacATGCCTGCTACAACCAGCACCTTGCGCTTTTATTATGACACAACTGACACTGAACATCGCacccatgtcttcatcctctcccctctccacacttatggtgcacaaaaaaaaagtatgaaataactaagagtgaaacaacgtaaaacagccACATGAAAAGGCACTTAGGCAGAAGAAaaacccgtgctcaacccaatttcgaccaGAGCAGGCAATGGGgcttatttcccacaattccccgCTCCAACACAGCAGACCCTACGTGCACGTGACCACcaccctctgctgcaagacacttGCAGCCATTGTTACTGAAGTCTTTGCAACATAACAAGTCAAAAAAATCGAAAGGGGGGGCAACTCACCGGTGGCTgggtgaatcacactaacaggtatgtaattgggagtctttttcacTCTAACAATCAACTCTAGGCTGCAGCTGCACCTCCCGTCATATAGACGGACCCGTGTCATAAGGAAGGGGCAGCTCATGTTAATAATGTAATTATTTAGCAAAATTGTAGATATTTTTATGACGTGTCTTTTCtctggtttagttggtgtcagtatttgacataaagagagcagcagagatcagaaataaacaattgatcattttttatgaagtttttggaggatttctactgttggtgttgcacaaaattagaaaaatgccaaaaaattttggagtaatcccactgatgagttctatgatttagtttgtaatgttttataagacctaactgaataaatgtctacatttatatGAGATGGTAATGACGACTTGTCTGCATAGTCATGCTACTATCAATATTTTCTGAGAAATTCTatctttaatatatttaatatagtTTTTAACGTTTTAAGAGATATGATTCAAAATAAAGGTGCTCAGTAGCTCTAAAGATACTGAAGCTtttgtcaccaaactttctgtactgactaatcatgaccctATTGTCTTACTACAGCAAAGATTGTCAGAAAATTACTCTCTAAGCTGCAATTTTGAGCAAAAATTATccatatttaaattttaaaaacttcttaaaaataaacaatgggAATTTATGAGATAATCTTTGTTGTACCAATCCTTCCACTACTTGAAGGAGCATGTTTTTGAAGACCAAggtcagcagcagcttcagcaaaAGGTGTTCCATGATCATCCCCAGAGATCTTGAGGTTCATTGACCTGGTGGCATAATGGGTATGTTGGTCAAATATTAAGAAGGCACATTGTTCCTTGTCTAAATTTTCTTTTAGTACAATATTTCCAGGACTGATGGCTGAACTTTTACAGAATAAAGGATCAAAAGAATCTATATGTAATGTTCTCCCTAAATGAAGAATTTACAATAAAAGGATATTCAACAGTGGTTAAGGGAAGGGCCCAGCATCACTACCACAAACTGATATTGGAATAAACtattgaaagtaaaaatttaaaactCATTAGCCATGTTCGAAGTGTTTTAAAAGAAACGTTAAGGCCTAAAATTGTTAGAAATTAGAAATCTTGTCCAAGAGAAGCAGTGCTCATTAaatactgggggggggggggggggctatgaCTTCTTAATGAAATTGAAGATCAGTGAAGTCAAATTTGAGTCTTTAATCTTGCTCAATTAAGCATGGTATTTCTCTGGGGGCATTGAGCAACTAATTATTTGGACTTAAACTTTCATAATAGGTCTTTACTGTTATGGCTTCAAGAGAAACATTTGAAGGACTCTGAGGAGAACCACTCCTATGAAAATTAACTTGTCTTATAGAAAAGTCTAAATTATGCACCAGCAGCCacgcccacaacttggaggcacTTCTGGAagttctgccgctctgcagaaactgtcaaattattttttttggcccAAAATGGCATAAAATACCACTGTGAACATTTTAGATCAAAAGACCTGAATGTGAATTGATGGAAACATAGTATAtacagctgaacatttgaaagaAGCTAATTTTGACAAATATGCAATGTAATCATGGTCTGCTTCAAGGCCAGTTCCTGCAATGTTTATCATTGACattgaaaatcaaaaatgtaaacccTGCTGCTTACAGTAACTGCAttgaatggatttttttcagagaaaatgcAGAACCATGTAGCAGACTTAAAGATCAACTGAACACAAAATGTGagtataaaattaaaactgctggtttgatttttttttcctttcagttttATCAATactttatcccacaatggggaaattctctgcatttgacccatcccctggggaagCGGTGAGCTCCAGTCAAACCGCGCtcaggaggcagtagcgttaaggaaCGAACCCTGCATTCCTGCatgtagcctctcaccttaccaatgAGTGTTATAGCCCTTGTTAAAATCTAAAGAGTTAACTGccaatgataaaataaaatctgtagAATAGAGCCATTTAGAAATTGGCctgcactgtggtgtagtggttagaaAACTCCCCCCCCAAATCCCTGCTTTGTTCCCCTCGATCTCTTGGTGTGTGCTTTggctttttcaaatgttaacgGGGGGGGGCCGAGAGCTTTTTGTATTGAAGCGAGCAAGCAGCCGTTTCTTGATCTAGAGAGAAAACATGACAACCCATGTGCTCCAACATGCACTGGTTTATGGGGTGGAGTACTCTGGTAAATTCCAGAGGTTTTGCTCCCTCCCCTACCAAGAACAGTCAACATCCATATCCAGTCCTGCAGCCAGGATAACTAAAGGGGATTCGGGATTTGGCTGCTGCAGAACCAGGGAAGTGTCACCATCGGGTCACAGAACTGCAGTGCCAGAGGACAAGGTGGTGGATGCAATGTGGTTTTCATCTTAAGATATTCTCCTTACGGAGGCACCACAGACATTCCTTCAGTTGAACTGCTTTGCCACCACATCAGCACTTGTGCATGGACCTCATGTACAAGATTCAAAACTTCAGCGAGGATAGTCCTTTTTCCATTACATAGCCCAAGGGTCCCCCCCCCCAAGTCTATCGTGGCCAACTGCTTGCATAAGGACAATATTCAGTATAGGACCCAGTTTGACTCAAGTTTATGCCTTAGGTTACACTTCGAGGCTGTCTATAGCTCCTCCTGGATTCCAGTTTCCACAGACAAACTCAAACGATCTTTGGctccttaaggcccgtacacaccgggacgaatatttgcCAGCTTTTTTCGCCacgtttgtgttcacacccaggcgattttcgctgacgagccgagcgaacatgcaatttcattccctgacattagatggcacttaatgtaaacagaaatactcctgtacacaaggtggcggtGCACAACTTTGCGCTTCTTAAAgttgcttttcactcagaagttAACACGGTTGTCAGAGTCATAAGAAAACAtgatttcaagcaccagttgctccaactggttattggtttggggatattttagaatgtccgtcattatttttttgcggcagtgtagatgctactctgcgtctatcttcttcgctggtgtgctcagcaaggctgttttgtgtttgagcgccccaaAGTTGTgctttactgtaacttcagaggctccagacacgtgtgcaaaagcgccatttcctcattggtcgaatagattgacgtgtcaaaaaaaaaaggcgtttTTTTtgtgacgcgtggcgttttttcgcgtttGTGTGCAcactcattggtgccctttgtttagtcacgaggcgttaaacgtcgacGAAAATCGCGCGCAAAATTaatcccggtgtgtacgggcctttagagtaATGTGTGGGAGGGATTCTTTTCAGAGATAGCccctttgacatttaaaatgagtTGACTTTAACCATGACAGGTGTGAAACTGAAAACCCAGATGCACATGTGAATATCAGCGCTCTAGATTTGGATTGAAGAGTTTTAACAGCTGAAACTGACTTacaaatcagtttttattttgtcaaacatTTCAGCTGCTGAGCCTGTGGAGAGAGTAAATATGTTCaagaaagtaaaacattaaagactttCAAGTATCAGAGTGCAGCATACCTATGAACCAATCACAGCTACAAGCCTCAAGATCTCTGGGGATGACCATGGAAGACcttctgctgaagctgctgctgctgctgttgtggaCCTTGGTCTTCAGAAACATGCTCCTTCAAGTAGTGGATGGATTGGTAGTAGTCTTTGCCCTTCTCATGGTTCTGGCTGAAGGTGGTGTAGGTGCCAGGAGGGTACAGACCATACAGGAGCCTGTAGTCAAAGCCAGGATAAGGAGAACCCCAGAAGCCACCAAGTCCTTGGCCTGGAACAAGCACGCTGGTGAAAGCAGCTCCAGGCTGCGCCGCCTCAGCCGGGTAACCAAACTCTTCCGTCTGCTGCTGGTAGTTGCCAAGTTCAGCTTCCTTCACAATATTGGAAGTCTCTCCAGACTGGAGGACAGGGCCAGCTGGAGGGGCAGGGACTGGTGGCAGGAAGTCACTGGAGCCCACAGCCTGGGCATCAGCTGCTGCTTGCTCAGAGAAAGATGGAGGAGCAACAGCCCACTGGGTTTCTGGACAAACAAGACACTTGTCAGAAAGGGGAGGATTCATGGAGAACAACATTCACAGCAGCTTTTCAGAGGAGTCACCTGGCAGAGCAGCTTGAGCAGGTCCTGGCTGTGTGGAACCAGCTCCTTcatgcagcacaaacacaggGGAAGCAGAGCCAACCATTGCTGGGCCCGTCTGAACAAACTGGGAGAAACCAGGAGCCTGCACAGGGACCTGAACTGCCTCAGAGActcctgctgcaggaacaccGGAAAACACAGGAACAGTAGATCCTGTCTGAACAGCCACAGGGTATCCTGCAACAGCAGAGCTCAAGCTGCTGCCTGATGGAACCATGGGAACAAACTGAGGGACACCAGGATTCTGCACAAACACTGGAACTGGCTGAGAGACGCCGCTTGAATGAGAGCTGTAATGCACAGGAGCAGAGCGGCTCAtctgagctcctctgtgggAAGCAAAGTTAGTTGCTGCTTTTTGGTCCCCACTGCTCTGATCTGTGGATTTGGAGCCTGAAAGCAGAAAGAGCACAAGTTCTGAAGATGATAAACATCCCATCTATGCTGATGTGTCATCTAAAGGgaataaaaaaagcacctttGGCAGGAAACCCACATGATGGAACAACCAGaagaacaaaaagggaaaagctgaaaatatttACATAGAAAACATTAGAAATTTCTTCTATCACATTAAAGCTGACCTGCTTTCAAAACTTCTTTCCTACCCCAGGAAAACCCTTGCTGTCTCCATCATGAAGGCCACAGTTCTGAAAGGTTCATTGGTGAAGGTTTATCAATGTTAGCAGAGATCAGtcctgaccaatcagagctTAACGGGTTAACAACAAACAGCTGCTTGAGACAAGCTCTCAGGAAGAGACTATTTTGACTTGTACTGTCATAATAGTCATatttttgtaatacacaaaATAAGCTCCACCTCCGAATTTTCAAAGTATTTAGCAATTTTAATACAATGTCCAGatacacatatttattttaaatctgtaaacaaaaaacaaacaatttttctttgtatgagaaatgtttttgaagAATGTGTCAAAAAGGTTTGCacatttgaaaattgttttctcCCTTTAGAAATTGTATACATGTCCGCAAACAGCGCACACTGTTTATCTACAGGACACACATCCCCATTCACGTTGCAAcctttgtattattattattattatttgatagGAACATTTTCCTTTATCTCATCAATTAATCACCAATTTATTTTTAGTGAAACCAAtcagtgtttcttttattaGAATTTTTAGATAATAAGAgtatattttttcctctcattgaAATGGGTTTTTAAAGACCTATTTTACGTAATTTTCATTTACGTAATATGCTAATATGATTGTCTCAGTTttatctttcagtaagaaaacactTGTGTGAAAAGTGCTGATTGCACAagatatgatgttcctgttCTGCCTGATTGAATGACCTATGTTCATGTCTACAACCTTCagctttcaataaaaagaggCTCCATGCACTGGTAAGACAGAACTCCTCTATGACAGTGACAGACGggcttctccttctgcagaagtctaacaataattcttgttttctaCGTGGTCTTTGCTGGCatctagctcaaaactgaatggctggatagctctatatcgctcgccatttttgttgcaccagtaataaTGTGTTGGTATGTTTGGATTCCTGGCCCATCATTGCTAGTTTTTCAGTAACCTCCTTTATCTGCTGATTATCTGGATCAGCCAcgaaacactttttaaatccgtctcagttaaaaacagagctgacagGAATGTACTCCATGGAGGATTTTGCAGggaaaatctcccactgatctccttgaattccttcatcagaaaaacctTAGTGACATTGTGAGCAGGTGTACAGATTTGAGTGTTTGGCATT encodes:
- the LOC101165690 gene encoding uncharacterized protein LOC101165690, producing the protein MMETARVFLGFSLFVLLVVPSCGFPAKGSKSTDQSSGDQKAATNFASHRGAQMSRSAPVHYSSHSSGVSQPVPVFVQNPGVPQFVPMVPSGSSLSSAVAGYPVAVQTGSTVPVFSGVPAAGVSEAVQVPVQAPGFSQFVQTGPAMVGSASPVFVLHEGAGSTQPGPAQAALPETQWAVAPPSFSEQAAADAQAVGSSDFLPPVPAPPAGPVLQSGETSNIVKEAELGNYQQQTEEFGYPAEAAQPGAAFTSVLVPGQGLGGFWGSPYPGFDYRLLYGLYPPGTYTTFSQNHEKGKDYYQSIHYLKEHVSEDQGPQQQQQQLQQKVFHGHPQRS